In Triticum urartu cultivar G1812 chromosome 6, Tu2.1, whole genome shotgun sequence, the following proteins share a genomic window:
- the LOC125515764 gene encoding receptor-like protein 3, protein MQPLQLSRMRYNGKLPISSLGIALVMLMSLAAITSSCTEQEKASLLKFLTGLSQDGGLAASWRNGTDCCTWEGITCSMDGTVTDVSLASKGLQGYISPTLGSLAGLLRLNLSNNMLSSGLPQELVSSGSIIAIDISFNRLDGELHEMPSSTPVRPLKVLNISSNLFAGQFPSSTWGAMKDLVALNASNNSFTGQLPTHFCTSFPSLVVLELSYNRFRGSIPPELGSCSMLRVLKVGHNNLSGTLPDELFNATSLEFLSFPRSGLQGILEDTYIAKLTFLVTLDLGENNFSGKIPEFIGHLKRLEELYLNSNIMYGELPSTLANCTNLITINLNCNNFSGQLTKVNFSSLLNLMSLDLMRNNFDGTIPESIYSCRKLIALRLSSNKFHGQLAKGLGNLKSLSFLSLYNNNLTNITDALQILGSSKNLSTLLIGRNFRHETMPEDDTIGSFENIRFLGISDCPLFGKIPFWISKIANLEILILSNNQLTGSIPAWIKALSYVFYLDISNNSLTGEIPTTLTDMPMLESAKTDANSNQRVFILPVYPTLSHQYRQPFAFPKLLDLSNNKFTGEIPSTIGQLKSLRSLNLSFNNLTGQIPESTCNLTSLQVLDLSNNNLTGAIPAALDSLHFLAAFNVSDNDLEGPIPSGGQFNTFGTSSFDGNTKLCGSMLIHKCGSAEAPPVNVLTTKQTDYKVAFVIAFSTFFGVGVLYDQIVLSRYFG, encoded by the coding sequence ATGCAGCCACTCCAGCTTTCACGCATGAGATACAACGGAAAACTACCGATAAGTTCCCTTGGCATTGCTCTTGTGATGCTCATGTCCTTGGCCGCTATCACTAGCTCCTGCACAGAGCAAGAGAAGGCCTCCCTCCTCAAGTTCCTCACTGGGCTCTCACAGGATGGTGGCCTTGCCGCGTCGTGGCGGAATGGCACAGATTGCTGCACGTGGGAAGGGATCACCTGCAGCATGGATGGGACGGTTACTGATGTCTCACTGGCTTCCAAGGGTCTTCAGGGGTATATCTCACCTACTCTTGGCAGCCTCGCCGGATTGTTGCGACTGAATCTGTCAAACAACATGCTGTCCAGTGGACTACCACAAGAATTGGTGTCTTCCGGCAGCATCATCGCCATCGACATCAGCTTCAACCGCCTAGACGGAGAACTGCATGAGATGCCATCTTCAACCCCAGTGCGTCCCTTGAAGGTACTGAACATCTCCAGCAATTTGTTTGCAGGACAGTTTCCATCCTCCACATGGGGGGCCATGAAAGACCTGGTCGCACTCAACGCCAGCAACAACAGCTTTACTGGGCAACTACCAACTCATTTCTGCACCAGCTTTCCATCCTTGGTTGTGCTTGAGCTCTCTTACAACCGATTCAGAGGGAGCATTCCACCTGAATTAGGTAGCTGCTCCATGCTCAGAGTGCTCAAGGTTGGCCACAACAACCTCAGCGGGACTCTCCCAGACGAACTCTTTAATGCTACCTCTTTGGAGTTCCTCTCTTTTCCCAGGAGTGGTTTACAAGGAATACTTGAAGACACATATATTGCCAAACTCACTTTTTTGGTTACCCTTGATCTTGGAGAGAACAACTTCAGTGGCAAGATTCCAGAATTTATAGGCCATCTCAAGAGATTGGAGGAACTCTATTTGAACAGTAATATCATGTATGGGGAGCTGCCATCAACTCTAGCAAACTGCACAAATCTCATAACCATCAACCTCAACTGCAACAATTTCAGCGGACAACTCACCAAGGTCAATTTTTCTAGCCTACTCAATCTAATGTCTTTAGATCTTATGCGGAACAACTTCGATGGCACAATTCCAGAAAGTATATACTCTTGCAGAAAACTAATTGCACTGCGACTATCTTCCAATAAGTTCCACGGCCAGTTAGCAAAAGGGCTCGGCAATCTGAAGTCCCTGTCGTTCCTGTCACTTTATAATAATAATCTTACAAACATAACAGATGCACTTCAGATTCTTGGAAGCTCCAAGAACCTCAGCACCCTTCTTATTGGGCGTAACTTCAGGCATGAGACCATGCCAGAGGATGACACCATTGGCAGTTTTGAAAATATTCGGTTTCTTGGTATAAGTGATTGCCCATTATTCGGAAAAATACCTTTCTGGATATCAAAGATAGCAAATTTAGAGATACTAATATTGTCTAACAATCAGCTCACAGGATCGATACCAGCCTGGATCAAAGCTCTAAGCTATGTCTTCTACCTTGACATATCAAACAACAGCCTCACAGGGGAAATTCCAACAACATTGACCGATATGCCAATGCTAGAGTCAGCCAAGACAGATGCCAATTCGAACCAAAGGGTCTTCATACTGCCTGTTTATCCAACTCTATCACATCAATATCGCCAACCTTTTGCTTTCCCTAAATTGCTGGATCTAAGCAATAATAAGTTCACTGGTGAGATCCCTTCGACGATCGGTCAATTGAAATCCCTCCGTTCACTCAATTTGAGCTTCAACAACTTAACAGGTCAGATCCCAGAATCAACATGCAACCTCACAAGCCTGCAGGTCCTAGACTTGTCCAACAACAATCTCACAGGTGCGATCCCAGCTGCATTGGACAGCCTGCACTTCCTTGCAGCGTTTAACGTTTCTGACAATGATCTAGAAGGTCCTATTCCATCTGGAGGCCAGTTCAACACATTTGGGACTTCTAGCTTTGACGGGAATACAAAGCTCTGCGGATCTATGCTCATTCATAAATGTGGTTCGGCAGAAGCACCTCCTGTCAATGTTCTGACAACAAAACAAACTGATTACAAGGTGGCCTTTGTGATTGCCTTCAGCACGTTCTTTGGTGTAGGGGTGTTGTATGATCAGATAGTCTTATCTAGGTATTTTGGCTAG
- the LOC125515765 gene encoding receptor-like protein 2, translated as MQPLSRSHRNQFPIPFFGLPIVLLVFLASPTSSCTEQEKSSLIQLLDGLLQDGGLTVSWRSDTDCCSWEGIVCSPDRRVTDVVLASHGLEGPISPFLGNLTGLLRLNLSHNSLSGGLPLELVSSSSIIVLDVSFNRLTGALHELQSSAPDRPLQVLNISSDLLTGPFPSTIWKTIDNLIALNASNNSFTGPIPSDLCNSSPFFAVLDLCFNKFSGSIPPGLGYCSMLRVLRAGYNNLSGTLPDELFNATSLEYLSFPNNDLHGVLDSARMIRLRNLRILDLGWNNFNGSIPDSVGQLKRLEKFQLGHNNLSGELPSTLSNCTNLKTIDLKSNKFSGGLSKVNFSNLRNLKTLDLWSDNFTGTIPESMYSCSNLTALRLSSNNLHGQLSSKISNLKYLSFLSLGKNNFTNITNALQILKSSKNISTLLLGYIFKGEIMPQDDKIDGFENLQVLDTGECKLSGKIPLWISRLTKLEMLVLRGNQLTGPIPGWFKSLSQLFFMDVSSNHLTGEIPLTLMEMPMLKSTDNSSHLGPRVFKLPVYTGPLLQYLVVTSFPVVLNLSNNNFTGVIPPQIGQLKVLVALDFSFNKLSGQIPKSVRNLTNLQILDLSNNNLTGAIPAALNNLHFLAAFNVSDNDLEGPIPSGGQFNTFGTSSFDGNTKLCGSMLIHKCGSAEAPRDTILSTKQTDYKVAFAIAFSAFFGVGVLYDQIVLSGHFG; from the coding sequence ATGCAGCCTCTTTCTCGTTCACACAGGAACCAGTTTCCCATACCTTTCTTTGGTTTGCCCATTGTTCTACTAGTCTTCTTGGCTTCTCCCACCAGCTCTTGCACGGAGCAGGAGAAGAGCTCCCTTATCCAGCTCCTTGATGGGCTCTTGCAAGACGGCGGCCTCACGGTGTCATGGCGGAGCGACACAGACTGCTGCAGCTGGGAGGGGATTGTCTGCAGCCCTGATAGGAGGGTCACTGATGTTGTGTTGGCTTCTCACGGCCTTGAGGGGCCCATCTCGCCATTCCTTGGCAACCTCACCGGCCTGTTACGTCTCAACCTGTCGCACAACTCACTGTCCGGTGGCTTGCCACTGGAATTGGTATCATCCAGCAGCATCATTGTCCTTGACGTCAGTTTCAACCGCTTGACAGGAGCTCTGCACGAACTACAATCTTCAGCCCCTGACCGACCTCTGCAGGTACTGAATATCTCGAGCGACTTACTTACAGGACCATTTCCATCCACAATATGGAAGACAATAGATAATCTGATAGCACTCAATGCCAGTAATAACAGCTTTACTGGGCCGATACCAAGTGATTTGTGCAATAGTTCACCATTCTTCGCTGTGCTTGACCTCTGTTTCAACAAATTCAGTGGCAGCATTCCCCCAGGGCTTGGTTATTGCTCCATGCTGAGAGTGCTCAGGGCCGGCTACAACAACCTCAGTGGAACACTGCCAGATGAGCTCTTTAATGCGACCTCGCTGGAATACCTCTCTTTTCCTAACAATGATTTACATGGTGTTCTTGATAGTGCTCGCATGATACGCCTCAGAAATCTACGAATCCTTGATCTTGGGTGGAATAACTTCAATGGCAGTATTCCAGATTCTGTAGGTCAGCTCAAGAGATTAGAGAAGTTCCAATTGGGCCACAACAACCTGTCAGGGGAACTACCATCGACTCTGAGCAACtgcacaaatctcaaaacaaTTGACCTCAAGAGCAACAAATTTAGTGGAGGACTAAGCAAGGTCAATTTCTCCAACCTGCGCAATCTAAAAACTTTAGATCTTTGGTCAGACAACTTCACAGGTACAATTCCTGAAAGCATGTACTCATGCAGTAATCTGACTGCACTGCGGCTATCTAGCAACAACTTACATGGGCAGCTCTCTTCGAAAATAAGCAATCTGAAGTATCTCTCCTTCTTGTCACTTGGTAAAAATAATTTCACAAACATTACAAATGCCCTTCAGATCCTTAAGAGCAGCAAGAACATTAGCACCCTGCTTCTTGGGTACATCTTCAAAGGAGAGATAATGCCACAGGATGATAAAATTGATGGTTTCGAGAATCTTCAAGTTTTGGACACTGGAGAATGCAAATTGTCGGGAAAAATACCTCTATGGATATCAAGGCTCACAAAATTGGAGATGTTAGTTTTAAGAGGCAACCAACTAACTGGCCCAATACCAGGCTGGTTTAAGTCCCTAAGCCAACTCTTCTTTATGGATGTGTCAAGCAACCATCTTACAGGAGAAATCCCATTAACCTTGATGGAGATGCCAATGCTAAAATCAACTGATAACTCAAGCCATTTGGGCCCAAGGGTCTTCAAGCTGCCTGTTTATACTGGCCCACTACTTCAATACCTTGTGGTTACATCTTTCCCAGTAGTATTAAATCTAAGCAACAACAACTTCACAGGTGTGATTCCCCCACAGATTGGTCAGTTGAAAGTTCTTGTTGCACTTGATTTCAGCTTCAACAAGCTATCAGGACAGATCCCAAAATCAGTAAGAAATCTCACAAACCTGCAGATCCTAGACTTGTCCAACAACAATCTCACAGGTGCAATCCCAGCTGCATTGAACAATCTACACTTCCTTGCAGCGTTTAATGTTTCTGACAATGATCTAGAAGGTCCTATTCCGTCTGGAGGCCAGTTTAACACATTTGGGACTTCTAGCTTTGATGGGAATACAAAACTCTGCGGGTCTATGCTCATTCACAAATGTGGTTCCGCAGAAGCACCTAGGGACACTATTCTGTCAACAAAACAAACTGATTACAAGGTGGCTTTCGCGATTGCCTTCAGTGCGTTCTTTGGTGTAGGGGTGTTGTATGATCAAATAGTCCTATCGGGGCATTTTGGCTAG